A region of the Drosophila subpulchrella strain 33 F10 #4 breed RU33 chromosome 3L, RU_Dsub_v1.1 Primary Assembly, whole genome shotgun sequence genome:
GTGTGCCGCTGCTTCATCGTGTCCCACGAGTGCACGTTGCCCTCAATGCCGCCGCACATGAGGTAGCGCCCGCTGGTCGATAGAGCTAATGAGGACACGAAATCAGATTAAAACCTGTCAAAAGTCAAGGCGACCGAGGCCGCCGACTAAGACGTGGAACCCACCGCACGAAGTGAAGCCCGTGTTCTTCTGGGGCGGCTCATACAGCGCAATTTGCTGGTCCGCCCGCAGGTCGTACATGCGCGCCGTCTGATCCTCCGAGCAGGAGGCGAACCCGAGGCCATTGGGGTGGTActgaaataaatacaaattaaattaaaacgaTGCTTGTCTATAATGTTTACTAAGgtataaaatcattttttaggtatctaaaaatattattttaaatgaattcaATAAGAAATACGACCATTCTTTTTTCACTAcatactaataaacacctaatatgacatttaaaattaaaaatgatttcaaaatcttacTGACTTGTGTGACTGcccctaattaatataattttgttgcttttatagctttacattttaacatttacatttaaaacaagaaaataaattataataaataaatttactaCTTTTCAAACaataatgaattttttttatgcaTACTAACTATATAGTTTAAATACATACTAAATAACTATACACTAATGAATAGTGAGTATAATAAAAAAGTAATTTATGTCTGATACATAGTTGATAGGGATTTTTAGGAAATAATAAACATATTTACTTACACAGACGGAGGACACGTCCATGTCATGGCCGAAAAACATCTGCTTGTGGCCTTCTTCGCGTACATCCCACAACTTGGCAGTTTTATCCACGGAGCCAGTGATATAAGTCTTCATATCGGGCGACAGCGATAAGCCAGCTATATCTCCAGCGTGTCCATTGAAATCCATCGTCTTGACGCCCTTCTCCAGATCCCAATGGCAGCTGTTACCGAGGATAATAGTCACATTCGCTGGTAAACATTTCGGTGATGTCATTTGTAATAACTCACATTTTCATGTCACCCGAGCCGGTGATCAGATGGCCGTCATCCAGGAAACGGCAGGAGCTAAGGAATCCCTCGTAGCCCATCAGCTCCTTGACCATCTTGGCCACTCCGGAGGCGTCTCGGTTGTTCACGTCATAAACGGTGCACTGATTGTCCATTCCTCCGCAGGCCACGAAGTTGCCCGACGGCGAGAAGGCCACCGTCATCACCCAGGCGGATCTCAGCGGGATGATCTGCACCTTATTGGCGGTCCAGGTGTCCCAGATAATCAGCTTTCCGTCAAGGGATCCCGTGACGCAGTGACGCGAGTCCCCTGCAAAGTGCACAGAGTTCACCTTGTTGATGTGGCCCTTGAGGATCTTCTTCGATGATAATCGAATCTTGGGCACATCTCCCATGTCGCCACATTTGTCAGCCAACGTGCAGTCAGCTTTCGATTTTTGATCATCCTAACAAATAAAGGTGGTGATTTCTTTGatcaataaatttttttattgttgctTTGGTTAATAGGAAAGTCCCTGTTAAGTCACATTTACACAATAATGTGTATTGAAACCATCTAAGATGAGTAAAATggaaaaatgatttttcaaTTTACTAATTATCGGTTAcgtcattttaaaaataaccaAATTTTTTTGCGTTCAAGCTGAAATGCGTCCAAGCTGTTGTTGTCTCCGTCTTAATGGTAAAGCACTTAAGAGTCCTAAAAAATGACTTATAAAGAAGAATTTTTCAGAAGAAGGACTTCATGTTTGATATGACTTTAAGCATTTCTTCTTCTTGGTTTCAGATATGTTCAAAAGCATAACCTATTGATAACTCAAGACGTCAAACGAATTTAAGACTTTTTACAACAGCTACAAGCATATAAACTTTCGGGTATCCCTTCTAAACATAATTGCGAGATCTCATTGTCTATGTGGCTACACTCGCATTTAGCACACAGAAACGTAAAATATTTGTACACaattttatcaatattttattttatatttatatttgattCTCCTTATAATCCCAATTTGTTcaaatgcaggtttttaatatttaaaattttaaattatcggtAGTTATTAGATATTTTACAATACATTCAtattgtttttgtattttttcatctATTGTTTTATTCGTTGGTAATTCAGTTAGCAGTTTAGTGTGTATCTGAAGGAACTATTCACCTTAAACTTCTGTATCATGCCATTGATTTCGTCGTAGAGTTTTTGTGTTTCGGGATCAATTTTTGGCATGATTGAGCATTAATTAAAGGAAGACGGGAGCAATATTTGCCAGAAGAATATTTATAGTTTTGAACCGCACCGCGTCGCACAATAAACTGAGTGTTAAACAATTTGTTTCGCCTGCTTGTTAT
Encoded here:
- the LOC119553136 gene encoding guanine nucleotide-binding protein subunit beta-2; the protein is MPKIDPETQKLYDEINGMIQKFKDDQKSKADCTLADKCGDMGDVPKIRLSSKKILKGHINKVNSVHFAGDSRHCVTGSLDGKLIIWDTWTANKVQIIPLRSAWVMTVAFSPSGNFVACGGMDNQCTVYDVNNRDASGVAKMVKELMGYEGFLSSCRFLDDGHLITGSGDMKICHWDLEKGVKTMDFNGHAGDIAGLSLSPDMKTYITGSVDKTAKLWDVREEGHKQMFFGHDMDVSSVCYHPNGLGFASCSEDQTARMYDLRADQQIALYEPPQKNTGFTSCALSTSGRYLMCGGIEGNVHSWDTMKQRHTGTLSGHENRITCISLCPNGMCLASTSWDQQVRLWL